Proteins encoded together in one Lathamus discolor isolate bLatDis1 chromosome 3, bLatDis1.hap1, whole genome shotgun sequence window:
- the MAP6D1 gene encoding MAP6 domain-containing protein 1 isoform X2, translating to MAWPCISRVCCLARFWSQLDKSDLSVPLTIHNYSDIEEQEDGPHHQRGGAPPRGSARPPAPTPRPRDPAAAAGKPGGRRKSRASAGGEPFAAETQYRRDFRAWPLPRRGDAFPWVSASSGGRDGAVPQPAPGRAACALPGSGGPEQLRPRPQADSGHTTSYRQEYRPWTGAKPSKPIKTKQGFIIPEDHFVKETSYKADFKAPSRILNV from the exons ATGGCCTGGCCCTGCATCAGCCGCGTGTGCTGCCTGGCCCGCTTCTGGAGCCAGCTGGACAAGTCCGACCTCTCCGTGCCGCTCACCATCCACAACTACTCGGACATCGAGGAGCAGGAGGACGGGCCCCACCACCAGCGCGGCGGAGCCCCTCCGCGGGGCAGCGCTCGCCCGCCCGCCCCGACCCCCCGCCCGCGGgaccccgccgccgccgccgggaaGCCGGGCGGGCGCAGGAAGAGCCGCGCGTCCGCCGGCGGAGAGCCCTTCGCAGCGGAGACCCAGTACCGGCGGGACTTCCGAGCGTGGCCGCTGCCGCGGCGGGGGGACGCCTTCCCCTGGGTCAGCGCCAGCAGCGGCGGGAGGGACGGGGCCGTCCCCCAGCCCGCCCCGGGCCGCGCCGCCTGCGCCCTGCCCGGCAGCGGCGGCCCCGAGCAGCTCCGGCCGCGGCCGCAGGCAGACAGCGGTCACACCACCTCCTACAG GCAAGAGTATCGCCCATGGACTGGAGCAAAACCATCCAAGCCTATAAAGACAAAGCAAGGCTTCATCATCCCAGAAGACCATTTTGTTAAAGAGACAAGCTACAAGGCAGACTTTAAG gcacCGTCACGGATCCTCAACGTGTGA
- the MAP6D1 gene encoding MAP6 domain-containing protein 1 isoform X1 yields the protein MAWPCISRVCCLARFWSQLDKSDLSVPLTIHNYSDIEEQEDGPHHQRGGAPPRGSARPPAPTPRPRDPAAAAGKPGGRRKSRASAGGEPFAAETQYRRDFRAWPLPRRGDAFPWVSASSGGRDGAVPQPAPGRAACALPGSGGPEQLRPRPQADSGHTTSYRQEYRPWTGAKPSKPIKTKQGFIIPEDHFVKETSYKADFKIPEVKTRFSPNPSAVFQAPSRILNV from the exons ATGGCCTGGCCCTGCATCAGCCGCGTGTGCTGCCTGGCCCGCTTCTGGAGCCAGCTGGACAAGTCCGACCTCTCCGTGCCGCTCACCATCCACAACTACTCGGACATCGAGGAGCAGGAGGACGGGCCCCACCACCAGCGCGGCGGAGCCCCTCCGCGGGGCAGCGCTCGCCCGCCCGCCCCGACCCCCCGCCCGCGGgaccccgccgccgccgccgggaaGCCGGGCGGGCGCAGGAAGAGCCGCGCGTCCGCCGGCGGAGAGCCCTTCGCAGCGGAGACCCAGTACCGGCGGGACTTCCGAGCGTGGCCGCTGCCGCGGCGGGGGGACGCCTTCCCCTGGGTCAGCGCCAGCAGCGGCGGGAGGGACGGGGCCGTCCCCCAGCCCGCCCCGGGCCGCGCCGCCTGCGCCCTGCCCGGCAGCGGCGGCCCCGAGCAGCTCCGGCCGCGGCCGCAGGCAGACAGCGGTCACACCACCTCCTACAG GCAAGAGTATCGCCCATGGACTGGAGCAAAACCATCCAAGCCTATAAAGACAAAGCAAGGCTTCATCATCCCAGAAGACCATTTTGTTAAAGAGACAAGCTACAAGGCAGACTTTAAG ATCCCAGAGGTGAAGACCAGGTTCTCCCCCAAcccttctgctgttttccaggcacCGTCACGGATCCTCAACGTGTGA